A section of the Deinococcus taeanensis genome encodes:
- a CDS encoding cyclin-dependent kinase inhibitor 3 family protein: MTGVTNPIRVDWIPTGLWPGRLGLTFAPGKKGASVYQPGLTHDRSVTDDIRTLAQQGVNVLAPLIEDFEFSLLGMDGYHDAADANALAVAPYPIPDGQAPRNLQDFTAYIDELMTALLDGRSVVVHCRGGLGRAGLTAACLLVQGGLNAQQAIDLVRETRSPHAIETTEQEQFIIAFAR; encoded by the coding sequence GTGACCGGCGTCACGAACCCTATCCGGGTGGACTGGATCCCCACCGGGCTGTGGCCGGGCCGGCTGGGCCTGACGTTCGCCCCCGGCAAGAAAGGCGCCAGCGTGTACCAGCCGGGCCTTACCCACGACCGCAGCGTGACCGACGACATCCGGACGCTCGCGCAGCAGGGCGTGAATGTCCTCGCCCCGCTGATTGAGGACTTCGAGTTCAGCCTCCTCGGCATGGACGGTTATCACGACGCTGCCGACGCGAATGCCCTGGCCGTGGCGCCCTACCCCATTCCTGACGGTCAGGCTCCACGCAACCTGCAGGATTTCACGGCGTACATCGATGAGCTCATGACGGCCCTGCTGGACGGCCGGAGTGTCGTGGTGCACTGCCGGGGCGGCCTGGGCCGCGCAGGCCTGACCGCCGCGTGCCTGCTCGTCCAGGGGGGCCTGAATGCACAGCAGGCCATCGACCTCGTGCGGGAGACCCGCAGCCCCCACGCCATCGAGACGACCGAGCAGGAACAGTTCATCATCGCCTTTGCCCGGTAA
- the hemB gene encoding porphobilinogen synthase, which yields MRDRPRRLRRTPALRALTREVQLHPTQFIHPIFVHECSDVTPISTMPGVHRHSIDSAVQQAALALSLGIPSVILFGIPDHKDALGTEAYADEGVIQRATRAIKAAVPGITVIADTCLCEYTDHGHCGPLCEVPGLSGPDAWTVDNDASLNLLAQTAVSQARAGADVIAPSAMMDGQVAAIRTALDEAGFTHVPIMSYAVKYASAYYGPFRDAAGSTPSVGNRATYQMDPAGGYREALREARLDAEQGADTLMVKPALAYLDVLNLLKREFDLPVVAYNVSGEYALIKAAAQAGFMDERRTVLETLTGMRRAGADAIITYHALDAARWLQASGDL from the coding sequence ATGAGAGACCGCCCCCGCCGCCTGCGCCGCACACCTGCCCTGCGCGCCCTGACCCGCGAAGTGCAGCTGCACCCCACCCAGTTCATTCATCCCATCTTCGTGCACGAATGCAGTGACGTCACCCCGATCAGCACCATGCCCGGCGTGCACCGCCACTCCATCGACAGCGCCGTGCAGCAGGCCGCGCTCGCCCTGAGCCTGGGTATTCCCAGCGTCATCCTGTTCGGCATCCCCGATCACAAGGACGCCCTGGGCACGGAGGCGTACGCCGACGAAGGCGTCATCCAGCGGGCGACTCGCGCCATCAAGGCGGCCGTGCCGGGCATCACCGTGATTGCCGACACCTGCCTGTGCGAATACACCGACCACGGCCACTGCGGCCCCCTGTGCGAAGTCCCCGGCCTCAGCGGCCCGGACGCCTGGACCGTCGACAACGACGCCAGCCTGAACCTGCTGGCACAGACCGCCGTCTCGCAGGCCCGCGCGGGCGCCGACGTGATCGCCCCCAGCGCCATGATGGACGGTCAGGTCGCCGCCATCCGCACCGCCCTGGACGAAGCCGGCTTCACGCACGTGCCCATCATGAGTTACGCCGTGAAATACGCCAGCGCCTACTACGGTCCGTTCCGCGACGCAGCCGGCAGCACCCCCAGCGTCGGCAACCGCGCCACCTACCAGATGGATCCCGCCGGCGGCTACCGCGAGGCGCTGCGCGAAGCGCGCCTGGACGCCGAACAGGGCGCTGACACCCTGATGGTCAAACCCGCACTGGCGTACCTGGACGTCCTGAACCTCCTGAAACGCGAATTCGACCTGCCGGTCGTGGCGTACAACGTCAGCGGCGAATACGCCCTGATCAAGGCCGCCGCGCAGGCCGGGTTCATGGACGAACGCCGGACCGTCCTGGAAACCCTGACCGGCATGCGCCGCGCCGGGGCGGACGCAATCATCACCTACCACGCCCTGGACGCCGCCCGCTGGCTCCAGGCGTCCGGAGACCTGTGA
- a CDS encoding roadblock/LC7 domain-containing protein: MIDSLLEVRGVRHTALVDLDGRVIAKAGLHEANLPAELTLIAAGRAVIGSLQSNLNTGDWQELLLDVDGGPVLLTPHGNQILLTAFDDVSSLGRIRFAVRRLLGTA, from the coding sequence ATGATCGACAGCCTCCTGGAAGTGCGCGGCGTGCGACACACCGCCCTGGTCGACCTGGACGGCCGCGTGATCGCCAAGGCCGGCCTGCACGAAGCCAATCTCCCCGCCGAACTCACCCTGATCGCCGCCGGCCGCGCCGTGATCGGCAGCCTGCAAAGCAATCTGAACACCGGTGACTGGCAGGAACTCCTGCTGGACGTCGACGGCGGCCCGGTTCTCCTCACCCCGCACGGCAACCAGATTCTCCTGACCGCCTTCGACGACGTCAGCAGCCTGGGCCGCATCCGTTTCGCCGTGCGCCGCCTCCTCGGCACCGCGTAA
- a CDS encoding roadblock/LC7 domain-containing protein — protein sequence MILDPLRTLPGVIAAAVVGPDGLALESHGDGGDGMAAELAALRTQLDRTGRRLGAGEVTRIAFTSERVEVVAVTTGDFILGAAMTRGTDTRTAQQTLARVALDLNLPRPETT from the coding sequence GTGATCCTCGACCCCCTGCGCACCCTGCCCGGCGTGATCGCTGCCGCCGTCGTCGGCCCGGACGGCCTCGCCCTCGAATCCCACGGTGACGGCGGCGACGGCATGGCAGCCGAACTGGCCGCGCTACGCACCCAGCTTGACCGCACGGGCCGCCGCCTCGGCGCCGGCGAGGTCACCCGCATCGCCTTCACCAGCGAACGGGTCGAAGTCGTGGCCGTCACCACCGGCGACTTCATCCTGGGCGCCGCCATGACCCGCGGCACCGACACCCGCACCGCCCAGCAGACCCTCGCCCGCGTCGCCCTGGACCTCAACCTGCCCCGCCCGGAAACCACATGA
- a CDS encoding roadblock/LC7 domain-containing protein, whose translation MLDQLTQLVKDVDGAWAAAIGGLDGLLIEGHATLDADLSLLIAEHAGLYRVTQTVYTDTLQGGQPRELYLRGERLSVYLHPIKSDYFLLLAVDGRGNLGQARLYGRDTARKLEAQL comes from the coding sequence ATGCTTGACCAACTCACGCAACTCGTGAAGGACGTCGACGGCGCCTGGGCCGCCGCCATTGGCGGACTGGACGGCCTGCTCATCGAAGGCCACGCGACCCTGGACGCCGACCTCAGCCTCCTGATCGCCGAACACGCCGGCCTGTACCGCGTTACTCAGACCGTGTACACCGACACCCTCCAGGGCGGGCAGCCCCGTGAACTGTACCTGCGTGGCGAACGCCTCAGCGTCTACCTGCACCCCATCAAGAGCGACTACTTCCTGCTGCTCGCCGTCGACGGCCGCGGCAACCTCGGCCAGGCCCGACTGTACGGCCGCGATACCGCCCGCAAACTGGAGGCCCAGCTGTGA
- the gyrA gene encoding DNA gyrase subunit A, whose product MTGIYPVDITSEVKTNFINYAMNVIVDRALPDVRDGLKPVQRRIMYAMMLEGLYANQKHAKSASVVGEVMKKYHPHGDSSIYDAMVRLGQWWNMRYPLVHPQGNFGSIDGDPPAAMRYTEARMTKVAEEVLADLEKKTVDLKPNYDETTEEPSVLPSAVPNLLINGASGIAVGMATNIPPHNLTEICNGLLALIDDPAIGLDDMMTHVQGPDFPTGGRISRAGIREAYATGHGGLKVRGKARIDEKNGRTQIIISEIPYQVNKTNLIQTISAMYKAGKIPDIAALRDESDRKDPVRIVIDLKRGAIPTLVLNQLYKYTQLQGTFTVINLSIVNGEPRVLPLIDTMRYFLEHRRDVVTRRTQYELDKAMERAHILEGLLKALDHIDEVISLIRASNTGAEARDSLMARFGLTEVQSQAILDMRLQRLVGLEREKLQGEYDELQKAITFLRSILGDEKLLWREIKKEIRHVRDSYGDERRSTITLLEEDISKEDLIAVEDMVITMTKAGYLKRTKLDAYRAQSRGGRGASGGKLREEDVNTRVFVGSTHDYLLFFTDQGRVFHEKIYDLPEAGRDAKGTHIRNLLPGLREEENVASVLSVRGFDEEGCFIFATRKGIVKKTLITDYGNITSAGLIAINLQPGDELISVGLVLDGDHVVLATRNGKAMRFESSEVRDTGRATQGVIGIRLRDGEDDAVVSMALVPGSDVDSELLAVSECGLGKRTPVGDYPAKGRGGMGVITLDVTEKTGKLVTLARVAGNEELMVLTEKGTVIRTRVEEVRVTGRNAQGVKVINIAERDSVISAFPIRREDEL is encoded by the coding sequence ATGACTGGAATCTATCCCGTTGACATCACCAGTGAAGTCAAGACCAACTTCATCAACTACGCCATGAACGTGATCGTGGACCGCGCGCTGCCCGACGTGCGCGACGGTCTGAAGCCCGTGCAGCGCCGAATCATGTACGCCATGATGCTCGAAGGCCTGTATGCCAACCAGAAGCACGCCAAAAGTGCCTCGGTGGTCGGCGAGGTCATGAAAAAGTACCACCCGCACGGCGACTCGTCCATCTACGACGCCATGGTCCGCCTGGGCCAGTGGTGGAACATGCGCTACCCCCTGGTGCACCCCCAGGGAAACTTCGGTTCCATTGACGGTGACCCGCCCGCCGCCATGCGTTACACCGAAGCCCGCATGACCAAGGTCGCCGAGGAAGTCCTCGCCGACCTGGAGAAGAAAACCGTCGATCTGAAGCCCAACTACGACGAAACCACCGAGGAACCAAGCGTGCTGCCCAGCGCAGTGCCGAACCTCCTGATCAACGGGGCGTCCGGAATCGCGGTGGGCATGGCGACGAACATTCCGCCGCACAACCTCACCGAGATCTGCAACGGGCTGCTGGCCCTGATCGACGACCCGGCCATCGGCCTGGACGACATGATGACCCACGTGCAGGGCCCGGACTTCCCCACGGGCGGACGCATCAGCCGCGCCGGGATCCGTGAGGCCTACGCCACCGGTCACGGCGGCCTGAAGGTGCGCGGCAAGGCCCGTATCGACGAGAAGAACGGCCGCACACAGATCATCATCAGCGAGATTCCGTACCAGGTGAACAAGACCAACCTGATCCAGACGATCAGCGCCATGTACAAAGCCGGGAAGATTCCGGACATCGCCGCGTTGCGCGACGAGTCCGACCGCAAGGACCCGGTCCGGATCGTGATCGACCTGAAACGCGGAGCAATTCCCACCCTGGTCCTGAACCAGCTGTACAAGTACACGCAGCTGCAGGGCACCTTCACGGTCATCAACCTCAGCATCGTGAACGGCGAGCCGCGCGTGCTGCCCCTGATCGACACCATGCGCTACTTCCTGGAGCACCGCCGGGACGTCGTGACACGGCGCACGCAGTACGAGCTTGACAAGGCGATGGAACGGGCCCACATCCTGGAAGGCCTGCTCAAGGCGCTCGATCACATCGACGAGGTCATCAGCCTGATCCGCGCGAGCAACACGGGCGCCGAGGCACGTGACTCGCTCATGGCGCGCTTCGGCCTGACCGAGGTGCAGTCCCAGGCCATCCTGGATATGCGTCTGCAGCGCCTCGTGGGCCTGGAGCGCGAGAAACTGCAGGGCGAATACGACGAACTGCAGAAGGCCATCACGTTCCTGCGCTCGATTCTGGGTGACGAGAAGCTGCTGTGGCGCGAGATCAAGAAGGAAATCCGGCACGTGCGTGACAGCTACGGCGACGAGCGCCGCAGCACCATCACGCTGCTCGAAGAGGACATCAGCAAGGAGGACCTGATCGCGGTGGAGGACATGGTGATCACCATGACCAAGGCCGGGTACCTCAAGCGCACGAAGCTGGACGCCTACCGCGCGCAGAGCCGCGGCGGGCGCGGCGCGAGCGGCGGCAAGCTGCGCGAGGAGGACGTGAATACCCGCGTGTTCGTGGGCTCCACCCATGACTACCTGCTGTTCTTCACCGACCAGGGCCGCGTCTTCCACGAGAAGATCTACGACCTGCCCGAAGCCGGCCGTGACGCGAAGGGCACGCACATCCGCAACCTGCTGCCCGGCCTGCGTGAGGAGGAGAACGTCGCCTCGGTGCTGAGCGTGAGGGGCTTCGATGAGGAGGGGTGCTTCATCTTCGCGACCCGCAAGGGCATCGTGAAGAAGACCCTGATCACGGACTACGGGAACATCACGTCCGCAGGTCTGATCGCCATCAACCTGCAGCCCGGTGACGAGCTGATCAGCGTTGGTCTGGTGCTGGACGGTGATCACGTGGTGCTGGCCACGCGCAACGGCAAGGCCATGCGTTTTGAGAGCAGTGAGGTGCGTGACACGGGCCGCGCCACCCAGGGCGTGATCGGTATCCGTCTGCGTGATGGTGAGGACGACGCGGTGGTCAGCATGGCACTGGTGCCCGGCAGTGACGTGGACAGCGAACTGCTGGCGGTCAGTGAGTGCGGGCTGGGCAAGCGCACGCCTGTGGGCGATTACCCCGCCAAGGGGCGCGGCGGTATGGGTGTCATCACGCTGGACGTGACGGAGAAGACCGGGAAGCTCGTGACGCTGGCGCGCGTGGCTGGAAACGAGGAACTGATGGTGCTGACGGAGAAGGGCACCGTCATCCGCACGCGTGTGGAGGAGGTCCGCGTAACGGGCCGGAACGCTCAGGGCGTG